In Flavobacterium sp. 83, the genomic window TTTCAAAAATTCATGAACATGATAATACAAATCTTTATAAGCAATTTAAAGATTTAATAGGTGATATCTATACTGCTGAAGTGCACCATGTGCGTCCAAGAGTTGTGATTTTGGTCGATGATGAAGGAAATGAAATCATTTTGCCTAAAGAAAAACAAATACCTTCTGACTTTTTTCGTAAAGGAGATAATGTTAGAGGAATAATAGAAAGCGTTGAACTAAAAGGAAATAAACCTCAAATTATTATGTCTAGAACTTCTGAGAAGTTTTTAGAGAAATTATTTGAACAAGAAATTCCGGAAGTTTTTGACGGTTTAATTATGGTTAAAAAAGTGGTAAGAATTCCGGGTGAAAAAGCAAAAGTAGCCGTAGATTCTTATGATGACAGAATTGATCCTGTTGGAGCTTGTGTAGGTATGAAAGGTTCTCGTATTCACGGAATTGTTCGTGAATTAGGAAATGAAAATATTGACGTAATCAATTATACCAGTAATATTCAATTGTTTATAACTAGAGCGTTAAGTCCGGCTAAAGTTTCTTCTATCAAAATTAATGAAGACACAAAAAGAGCAGAAGTGTTCTTAAAGCTGGAGGAAGTTTCTAAAGCTATTGGTAGAGGTGGGCATAATATTAAATTAGCAGGGTTATTGACTGGTTATGAATTAGATGTTATTCGTGAGGGTGATATTGCTGGTTCAACTTCAGATGATGATGATGTTGAATTAACTGAGTTTTCAGATGAAATTGAAGACTGGGTTATCGAAGAATTTGCAAAAATTGGTTTAGATACTGCGAAAAGTATCTTGAAACAAGATGTAGAAGATTTAGTAAGAAGAACAGACCTGGAAGAGGAAACTATTCTGGATGTAATGAGAATATTGAAAGAAGAATTTGACAGTTAGTTAATGTGTCTTCAACGATAAACATGCCATTTTACAATTAATTCTTGCTCGGTAGGTGTCGAGTTGGGAGTAAAGTGAGGAATAACAAAAAAGGTAATAATAAAAAGGTTTTATGTCTGAAGAGAGAATTATTAGAATAAACAAAGTTTTAAGGGAATTGAATATTTCTTTAGAAAGAGCTGTGGATTATCTAAAAGATAAGGGAATTGCTATTGAAGCAAATCCAAACACAAAAATTTCTGATGATGTATACAATGTCTTGTGCGGTCAGTTTGCTGGTGACAAAGGGAATAAGGAGGCTTCAAAAGAAGTAGGGGAAGAGAAAAGAAAAGAAAAAGAAGCTTTACGATTGGAACGAGAGAAAGAAATCGAAGACAAGCGCAAGCAAGACGAAGAACGACTAAAACAACAAGAAGTTATCAAAGCGAGAGCTGTTTTAGCTGGACCGGTTCAGGTTGGAAAAATAGATCTCAATCCAAAAAGATCAGCAGTTGTTCCTACTCCTCCAGTTAAGGTTGTTGAAAAAATCGAAACTCCTGTAGTTAAAGTTCCGGTCTCGGTTGAAAAACCTGCTATTGTTGAAGCTATTCAAAAAGAGCCAGTTCAGAAAGAACTTTCACAAGACAAACTTGTTTCAGACAGAAAAGAAGTTAAACCTATTGTTGGAATAAAAGAAGTAAAGAAAGAGCCTGTAAAAGAGGTTGTTTCTGAACCTGTAAAAGTTGAAAAAGTTGAAGAAGCTCCAGTTGATGAAACTATAACGACTCAATATCAAAAATTATCAGGTACTACTTTAACAGGCCAGATAATTGACTTATCTCAATTCAATAAGCCTAAGAAGAAAAAAGAAGAGCCTAAAATTACTCCAAACAAGCCGGGTGCGCCTGGAGCTATAGGAGCTAATAATGCAAATAAAAATAAACGCAAAAGAATTGCTCCAAAACCAGGTACTCCAAGGCCACCTGCTGTTCCTGGAGTTCCTGGAGCGCCAAATCCAAACAAAATCATTCCTAATGCTGGTGGTTTTAACGCTAATAGAAGTGCAAGGCCTGGTTTTGTGAAAGGAAACAGACCTGCAATTGTCGCAAAAGTTGAGCCTACGGAAGAGGAAGTAAAAAATCAAATTAGAGAGACTTTAGAGAAACTGCAAGGAAAAGGTGGTAAATCAAAAGCGGCTAAATACAGAAGAGATAAAAGAGATACGCACCGTCAGAAATCTGATGATGAGCAAAGAGCTTTGGACGAAGGAAGTAAAACTATTAAAGTTACGGAGTTTGTTACTGTAGGTGAAATTGCTATTATGATGGATGTGCCAATTACTAAAGTTATTGGAACTTGTATGTCACTTGGAATCATGGTTACCATGAATCAACGTCTTGATGCTGAAACTT contains:
- the nusA gene encoding transcription termination factor NusA translates to MENLALIDSFSEFKDDKLIDRVTLMAILEDVFRNALKKKYGSDDNFDIIINPDKGDMEIWQRRVIVADEDLDFDHLEITLTEARKIEPDFEIGEEVSEEVKLIDLGRRAILALRQNLISKIHEHDNTNLYKQFKDLIGDIYTAEVHHVRPRVVILVDDEGNEIILPKEKQIPSDFFRKGDNVRGIIESVELKGNKPQIIMSRTSEKFLEKLFEQEIPEVFDGLIMVKKVVRIPGEKAKVAVDSYDDRIDPVGACVGMKGSRIHGIVRELGNENIDVINYTSNIQLFITRALSPAKVSSIKINEDTKRAEVFLKLEEVSKAIGRGGHNIKLAGLLTGYELDVIREGDIAGSTSDDDDVELTEFSDEIEDWVIEEFAKIGLDTAKSILKQDVEDLVRRTDLEEETILDVMRILKEEFDS